Proteins encoded within one genomic window of Nonomuraea gerenzanensis:
- a CDS encoding ArsR/SmtB family transcription factor, which yields MEHIARDADIAPVAALIADPTRAAILTALLGGRALAAGELARMSGVSAATASAHLAKLLDGGLVDVVRQGRHRYYRLAGHEIAEVLEVLARISARPPVRSLRQSRQARQLEEARTCYDHLAGRAGVGLLDRLKEGGYYDGHDVTQAGERLLSRLGVDVAGARRSRRRFAPECLDWTERRAHLGGALGAAITEVLFERGWYRRGSVPRAVVLTDEGREGLAELFSGKGLTSVTPVT from the coding sequence ATGGAACACATCGCCAGGGACGCCGACATCGCTCCCGTCGCCGCGCTGATCGCCGACCCCACCCGGGCCGCGATCCTGACGGCGCTGCTCGGCGGGCGGGCGCTGGCGGCGGGGGAGCTGGCCAGGATGTCCGGGGTCAGCGCCGCCACCGCGAGCGCCCACCTGGCCAAGCTGCTCGACGGCGGGCTGGTGGACGTCGTGCGCCAGGGCCGCCACCGCTACTACCGCCTGGCCGGGCACGAGATCGCCGAGGTGCTGGAGGTGCTGGCGCGGATCAGCGCCCGCCCGCCGGTGCGCTCCCTGCGCCAGTCGCGGCAGGCCAGGCAGCTGGAGGAGGCCCGCACCTGCTACGACCACCTCGCCGGGCGGGCCGGGGTCGGGCTGCTCGACCGGCTCAAGGAGGGCGGCTACTACGACGGCCACGACGTGACGCAGGCGGGGGAGCGGTTGCTGTCGCGGCTCGGTGTGGACGTGGCGGGCGCGCGCCGGTCCAGGCGGCGCTTCGCGCCCGAGTGCCTTGACTGGACCGAGCGCCGGGCGCACCTCGGCGGCGCGCTCGGGGCGGCGATCACGGAGGTGCTGTTCGAACGCGGCTGGTACCGGAGGGGGAGCGTGCCCAGGGCGGTGGTCCTCACCGACGAGGGCAGGGAGGGGCTGGCGGAACTGTTCTCCGGTAAGGGGCTAACATCGGTTACGCCGGTTACCTGA
- a CDS encoding hemerythrin domain-containing protein, translating into MAEQDVIELLMAQHGRIRDLFDEVEQAPPDKVEAAFDRLTRMLSVHETAEEEIVHPYARRKLDNGRGVVADRLTEENRAKRLLLDLHRSGVDHPQFWDGLAALRTAVSAHARSEERYEFARLRAQTSVAERRAMAAAVRAAETLAPTRPHPGTESATRNLLMGPPLVVMDRARDLIRKALGKR; encoded by the coding sequence GTGGCTGAACAAGATGTCATCGAGCTCCTGATGGCCCAGCACGGCCGGATCAGGGATCTGTTCGACGAGGTGGAGCAGGCGCCTCCGGACAAGGTGGAGGCGGCCTTCGACCGGCTGACGCGCATGTTGTCCGTGCACGAGACGGCCGAGGAGGAGATCGTCCACCCGTACGCGCGCAGAAAGCTCGACAACGGCCGGGGCGTGGTGGCGGACCGGCTGACCGAGGAGAACAGGGCCAAGCGCCTCCTGCTCGACCTGCACAGGAGCGGCGTGGACCACCCCCAGTTCTGGGACGGCCTGGCGGCGCTGCGTACCGCCGTGTCCGCGCACGCCCGCAGCGAGGAGCGCTACGAGTTCGCCCGGCTGCGCGCGCAGACCTCCGTCGCGGAGCGGCGGGCGATGGCGGCGGCGGTACGCGCGGCCGAGACGCTCGCGCCGACCCGCCCGCACCCCGGCACGGAGTCCGCGACCAGGAACCTGCTCATGGGCCCGCCGCTCGTGGTCATGGACCGGGCCCGCGACCTGATCAGGAAGGCGCTCGGCAAACGCTGA
- a CDS encoding ferritin-like domain-containing protein, with product MAFDPLQQRGIPLDEQLRDWRELNVTPIDPDHADPYTRCRIITMNGIETEAILFSHQLARHCPDPEIKQRLARVRYIEAQQQKTVNWLLPGSSSVLETTIAYEQVAVDLTAWVARMEPDSYLRQAYQFGVLEDFDHLYRYANLYEMIEHRKAEKIVDGLTEVMPGRPTYLHHRDPLDNVRQPYDRSVTEPLSRLHALTIMSAEQQTMNFYMNVGPTYMEPIARQLYQEIGMVEEEHVTHYESLVDPGESLWEQLLNHEYNECYLYYSFMETESDPKVRNIWELHLNMELEHLRLAAELFQRFDGRDPDQVLAPALPPPVTFEPNKGYIRELLATQIDCTTLGTGYVKEAHERFTRMQEAVMAGEKPASERVIDDNRAISGREYRLETEGPHPAGLQLSR from the coding sequence ATGGCCTTCGACCCACTCCAGCAGCGGGGCATCCCGCTGGACGAGCAGCTGCGCGACTGGCGGGAGCTGAACGTCACGCCGATCGACCCGGACCACGCCGACCCGTACACGCGGTGCCGGATCATCACCATGAACGGCATCGAGACCGAGGCGATCCTGTTCAGCCACCAGCTCGCCCGGCACTGCCCGGACCCGGAGATCAAGCAGCGGCTCGCCCGCGTGCGTTACATCGAGGCCCAGCAGCAGAAGACGGTGAACTGGCTGCTGCCGGGGTCGTCGTCGGTGCTGGAGACGACGATCGCCTACGAGCAGGTGGCGGTGGACCTGACCGCCTGGGTGGCGCGGATGGAGCCGGACTCCTACCTGCGCCAGGCCTACCAGTTCGGCGTCCTGGAGGACTTCGACCATCTCTACCGCTACGCCAACCTCTACGAGATGATCGAGCACCGCAAGGCCGAGAAGATCGTGGACGGGCTGACCGAGGTGATGCCGGGCCGGCCCACGTACCTGCACCACCGCGATCCCCTCGACAACGTGCGCCAGCCCTACGACCGCAGCGTCACCGAGCCGCTGTCCCGGCTGCACGCCCTGACGATCATGTCGGCCGAGCAGCAGACCATGAACTTCTACATGAACGTCGGCCCGACGTACATGGAGCCGATCGCCCGGCAGCTCTACCAGGAGATCGGCATGGTCGAGGAGGAGCACGTCACCCACTACGAGTCACTGGTCGACCCGGGCGAGAGCCTGTGGGAGCAGCTGCTCAACCACGAGTACAACGAGTGCTACCTCTACTACTCCTTCATGGAGACCGAGTCCGACCCCAAGGTGAGGAACATCTGGGAGCTGCACCTGAACATGGAGCTGGAGCACCTGCGGCTGGCGGCCGAGCTGTTCCAGCGGTTCGACGGGCGCGATCCCGACCAGGTGCTCGCTCCCGCGCTGCCGCCGCCGGTGACGTTCGAGCCGAACAAGGGGTACATCCGGGAGCTGCTCGCCACCCAAATCGACTGCACCACCCTGGGCACGGGGTACGTCAAGGAGGCGCACGAGCGCTTCACCCGCATGCAGGAGGCTGTGATGGCCGGGGAGAAGCCGGCGTCCGAGCGGGTCATCGACGACAACCGGGCGATCTCCGGGCGCGAGTACCGGCTGGAGACGGAGGGGCCGCATCCGGCCGGTCTCCAGCTCAGCCGCTGA
- a CDS encoding SDR family NAD(P)-dependent oxidoreductase, which produces MTTVALVTGASRGLGAAIARRLAADGLAVAVNYRSDRAGAEQVVDSVRTAGGVAEAFAADITDETAVQTLIATVTERLGPVGVLVANATGPQPTAPVEDLTWQAHLDQLTFFVKSPTLLVQAVLPGMRELGGGRVIQIGSDIVDRKLPDTSAYTAAKAAQHALTEVWSRELGRHGITVNVVAPGWIPVERHEGLDESAYLEEVPLRRMGTPEDVAAAVSYLASEGGAFVTGQRVTVNGGHT; this is translated from the coding sequence ATGACAACAGTCGCGCTCGTCACCGGCGCCTCGCGCGGCCTCGGGGCCGCCATCGCCCGCAGGCTGGCCGCCGACGGCCTGGCCGTGGCCGTCAACTACCGCTCCGACCGGGCCGGGGCCGAGCAGGTGGTGGATTCCGTCCGTACGGCGGGCGGGGTCGCGGAGGCGTTCGCCGCCGACATCACGGACGAGACCGCCGTCCAGACCCTGATCGCGACCGTCACCGAACGGCTCGGCCCGGTCGGGGTGCTGGTGGCCAACGCGACCGGTCCGCAGCCGACCGCCCCGGTCGAGGACCTCACCTGGCAGGCGCACCTCGACCAGCTCACGTTCTTCGTCAAGAGCCCGACGCTGCTCGTGCAGGCGGTGCTGCCCGGCATGCGCGAGCTGGGCGGCGGCCGCGTCATCCAGATCGGCTCCGACATCGTGGACCGCAAGCTGCCCGACACCTCCGCCTACACCGCCGCCAAGGCCGCCCAGCACGCCCTCACCGAGGTGTGGTCCAGGGAGCTGGGCCGCCACGGCATCACGGTGAACGTGGTCGCGCCGGGCTGGATCCCGGTGGAGCGGCACGAGGGCCTGGACGAGAGCGCGTACCTGGAGGAGGTGCCGCTGAGGCGGATGGGCACGCCGGAGGACGTGGCGGCGGCGGTGTCGTACCTCGCCTCCGAGGGCGGCGCGTTCGTCACCGGCCAGCGCGTCACCGTCAACGGCGGGCACACGTGA
- a CDS encoding nuclear transport factor 2 family protein — MDHQEIADRLEITGLLARYTYAIDSGQWDLLDEVFCHDAVIDYSSSGGIRGTRDEVKAWLAEVLVHWPARLHLIGAARVDFDADGAARVSAPFTDTLAPTREMTAAGSEGFLHGGGYYHHRLRRTPDGWRSTELVEEQSWRTVC, encoded by the coding sequence ATGGACCATCAGGAGATCGCCGACCGATTAGAGATCACCGGCCTGCTGGCACGGTACACCTACGCCATCGACTCGGGTCAGTGGGACCTGCTCGACGAGGTGTTCTGCCACGACGCGGTGATCGACTACAGCTCCTCAGGCGGCATCAGAGGCACCCGGGACGAGGTCAAGGCGTGGCTGGCCGAGGTGCTGGTGCACTGGCCGGCCCGGCTGCACCTGATCGGGGCCGCCCGCGTCGACTTCGACGCCGACGGCGCGGCCCGGGTGAGCGCGCCCTTCACCGACACCCTGGCCCCGACGCGGGAGATGACGGCCGCCGGGAGCGAGGGTTTCCTGCACGGCGGCGGTTACTACCACCACCGCCTGCGCCGCACCCCCGACGGCTGGCGCAGCACCGAGCTGGTGGAGGAGCAGAGCTGGCGCACTGTGTGCTGA
- a CDS encoding ATP-binding protein, translated as MIETLEWTLLDGEHALLVKGDMRRARERFDYAYAEAAQRGEAAALARAALGLGGMWVHEHRTAAAAATVRVRQRQALSQLDPDSPLALRLRIRVAAEDDYRTGRQDAIMALVSEARAADDPVALAEALSLAHHCMLGPGDGARRMELARELIGVASRTGRRSDLLIGLLWRTVDLLLEADPHAERALGELRIALEGEGQQAIEFVVGAIEVMLSTRGGRFEHAEELAAACYERGRAAGDHDAPGWYVRQLAAVRWYQGRIGELVPLLSGLLNSPMLPAVDDSPYAGLAVAAAAAGDRRLAESMLARLRRSVLADRPPRTSTWLMSMYAIVEAADLLGDADLAARAAAMLAPYAGLPVMTSPGIACFGSSRHSLGVAAITTGDLDLAITHLRRAVHENLALGHWPAVALSRSRLGQALAMRDGPRDEGARRQLALAAQEAEVLGMHVPRYVAERVTCRPVGGQWRVELGARTALVEHCVGMLHLETLLANPGREIPAADLAAGSPDAVPAQVSAQRMLDGPAGRAYRNRLAQLDAEIAELEAGHRREQAQKLRAERDWLLAELASATGLGGRPRAFAGSEERARTAVGKAIRRAVDRVAIADPVIGAELRATVRTGLRCAYDPG; from the coding sequence GTGATCGAGACACTGGAGTGGACTCTCCTCGACGGAGAGCACGCGCTGCTCGTCAAGGGGGACATGCGGCGGGCGCGCGAGCGGTTCGACTACGCCTACGCGGAAGCGGCCCAGCGCGGCGAGGCCGCCGCGCTGGCGCGGGCGGCGCTCGGCCTGGGCGGGATGTGGGTGCACGAGCACCGCACGGCCGCCGCCGCGGCGACGGTGCGGGTGCGCCAGCGGCAGGCGCTGTCGCAGCTCGACCCGGACTCGCCGCTGGCCCTGCGGTTACGCATCAGGGTGGCGGCCGAGGACGACTACCGCACCGGCCGCCAGGACGCGATCATGGCGCTGGTGTCGGAGGCGAGGGCGGCCGACGACCCGGTGGCGCTGGCCGAGGCGCTGAGCCTGGCGCACCACTGCATGCTCGGCCCCGGTGACGGGGCGCGGCGGATGGAGCTGGCCAGGGAGCTGATCGGGGTGGCCTCCCGTACGGGCCGCCGCTCCGACCTGCTCATCGGCCTGCTGTGGCGCACCGTGGACCTGCTCCTGGAGGCCGACCCGCACGCGGAGCGGGCGCTGGGCGAGCTGCGCATCGCGCTGGAGGGCGAGGGGCAGCAGGCCATCGAGTTCGTGGTGGGCGCGATCGAGGTGATGCTGAGTACCAGGGGCGGCCGGTTCGAGCACGCCGAGGAGCTCGCCGCCGCCTGCTACGAGCGCGGCAGGGCGGCCGGCGATCACGACGCGCCCGGTTGGTACGTCCGCCAGCTCGCCGCCGTCCGCTGGTACCAGGGCCGGATCGGCGAGCTGGTCCCCCTGCTGAGCGGCCTGCTGAACTCGCCCATGCTGCCCGCGGTGGACGACTCGCCGTACGCGGGCCTGGCGGTGGCCGCCGCGGCGGCAGGGGACCGGCGGCTGGCCGAGAGCATGCTGGCCAGGCTGCGCCGCAGCGTCCTGGCCGACCGGCCGCCGCGCACGAGCACCTGGCTGATGTCGATGTACGCGATCGTCGAGGCGGCCGACCTGCTGGGCGACGCCGACCTGGCGGCCAGGGCGGCGGCGATGCTGGCCCCGTACGCGGGCCTGCCCGTCATGACCAGCCCCGGCATCGCCTGCTTCGGCTCCTCCCGGCACAGCCTGGGCGTGGCCGCGATCACCACCGGCGACCTCGACCTGGCGATCACGCACCTGCGCAGGGCCGTGCACGAGAACCTGGCGCTGGGCCACTGGCCGGCGGTGGCGCTGTCGCGCTCGCGGCTCGGCCAGGCGCTGGCGATGCGCGACGGGCCCAGGGACGAGGGGGCGCGCAGGCAGCTCGCGCTGGCCGCCCAGGAAGCCGAGGTGCTCGGCATGCACGTGCCCCGGTACGTGGCCGAGCGCGTGACCTGCCGGCCCGTGGGCGGGCAGTGGCGGGTGGAGCTGGGCGCGCGCACCGCGCTGGTGGAGCACTGCGTGGGCATGCTGCACCTGGAGACGCTGCTGGCCAACCCGGGCAGGGAGATCCCTGCCGCGGACCTGGCCGCGGGGTCGCCCGACGCCGTACCGGCGCAGGTGTCGGCGCAGCGCATGCTGGACGGGCCCGCCGGCCGGGCGTACCGGAACAGGCTGGCGCAGCTCGACGCCGAGATCGCGGAGCTGGAGGCCGGCCACCGGCGCGAGCAGGCGCAGAAGCTGCGGGCCGAGCGTGACTGGCTGCTGGCGGAGCTGGCCTCGGCGACCGGGCTCGGCGGGCGGCCGCGCGCGTTCGCCGGCAGCGAGGAGCGGGCCCGCACGGCGGTGGGCAAGGCCATCCGGCGCGCCGTGGATCGCGTCGCGATAGCCGATCCCGTCATCGGCGCGGAGCTGCGGGCGACCGTACGGACGGGGCTGCGCTGCGCCTACGACCCCGGCTGA
- the mreB gene encoding rod shape-determining protein encodes MAFAWALLGHDIAVDLGTANTLVYVRRKGIVLNEPSVIAINLHKNTVVAVGKAAKRMVGRTPPHIATIRPLKDGVIADLDAAERMLRLFIQKAHPSRFLAKPRIVVAVPSGTTSIEQRAVKEAAYEAGARRVHIIEEPMAAAIGAGLKVGEATGNMVVDIGGGTTEVAIVSMSGVVVAKSVRVGGDELDEAIVTHIKKEHALLLGERTAERLKIDLGMVRAAPPLGADPVGRHRAGLVVPAEDGTPGPADDEPGEPPPAPRGWNPFRSRQKPESAAPAAAPLTLDPKTSAPVRGRDLVSGLPKTATITAEQISEAIEDQVQAIVDAVQTTLDQCPAELAGDLLDNGIVLTGGGALLRGLPERMGEATGMPIRLVDKPLYSVALGAGRCVERFQAMRDVLLPDWSRR; translated from the coding sequence ATGGCATTCGCATGGGCTCTTCTCGGTCACGACATAGCTGTCGATCTCGGTACGGCCAACACCCTCGTCTACGTCCGCAGGAAGGGCATCGTGCTGAACGAGCCCTCCGTCATCGCGATCAACCTGCACAAGAACACCGTCGTCGCCGTCGGCAAGGCGGCCAAGCGGATGGTCGGCCGCACTCCCCCGCACATCGCCACCATCCGGCCGCTCAAGGACGGCGTGATCGCGGACCTGGACGCGGCGGAGCGCATGCTGCGGCTGTTCATCCAGAAGGCGCACCCGAGCAGGTTCCTGGCCAAGCCGCGCATCGTGGTGGCCGTGCCCAGCGGCACCACCTCGATCGAGCAGCGGGCGGTCAAGGAGGCCGCGTACGAGGCGGGTGCGCGGCGGGTGCACATCATCGAGGAGCCCATGGCCGCCGCGATCGGCGCGGGGCTGAAGGTCGGCGAGGCCACCGGCAACATGGTGGTCGACATCGGCGGCGGCACCACGGAGGTGGCCATCGTCTCGATGAGCGGCGTCGTGGTGGCCAAGTCCGTCCGGGTCGGCGGCGACGAGCTGGACGAGGCCATCGTCACCCACATCAAGAAGGAGCACGCGCTGCTGCTCGGCGAGCGCACCGCCGAACGGCTGAAGATCGACCTCGGCATGGTGCGGGCCGCTCCCCCGCTCGGCGCCGACCCCGTGGGCCGGCACCGCGCCGGCCTGGTCGTGCCCGCCGAGGACGGGACGCCCGGCCCGGCCGACGACGAGCCCGGCGAGCCGCCGCCCGCGCCGCGCGGCTGGAACCCGTTCCGGTCCAGGCAGAAGCCGGAGAGCGCGGCGCCCGCCGCCGCGCCGCTCACGCTGGATCCGAAGACCTCCGCCCCGGTACGCGGGCGCGACCTCGTCAGCGGCCTGCCCAAGACCGCCACCATCACCGCCGAGCAGATCAGCGAGGCCATCGAGGACCAGGTGCAGGCCATCGTCGACGCGGTGCAGACGACGCTCGACCAGTGCCCCGCCGAGCTGGCGGGCGACCTGCTCGACAACGGCATCGTGCTGACCGGCGGCGGCGCCCTGTTACGGGGCCTGCCCGAGCGGATGGGCGAGGCCACCGGCATGCCCATCCGGCTGGTGGACAAGCCGCTGTACTCGGTGGCGCTGGGCGCGGGCCGCTGCGTGGAGCGCTTCCAGGCCATGCGCGACGTGCTGCTGCCCGATTGGTCGCGCCGGTGA
- the mreC gene encoding rod shape-determining protein MreC yields MRRALVLLVLVAAVLLVAIDRTLAPLTPVRAAGASVYGAVESALGTAARAFGGQDRLVELERENAALRARLLSSGTRSVERLDVPDGRRGVAAHVVGFGRGQSVTIDAGASSGVERDVTVLNADGLVGKVTWAGPATASVSLITDAGSSLGARVAGSGELGVVTGVPGQGLRLSLFDPHAPLEVGDEVVTLGSAGGRPYVAGVPIGTVAALESAPGAAIRTALVRPAARLSALGLVAVIVPRPER; encoded by the coding sequence GTGAGGCGGGCGCTCGTCCTGCTCGTCCTGGTGGCCGCCGTCCTGCTCGTCGCGATCGACCGTACGCTGGCGCCGCTGACCCCCGTACGGGCGGCGGGCGCGAGCGTGTACGGCGCGGTCGAGAGCGCGCTCGGCACGGCGGCCAGGGCGTTCGGCGGCCAGGACCGGCTGGTGGAGCTGGAGCGGGAGAACGCCGCGCTGCGGGCCAGGCTGCTGTCGTCCGGCACCCGGTCCGTGGAGCGGCTCGACGTGCCGGACGGGCGGCGGGGCGTGGCGGCGCACGTGGTCGGGTTCGGCCGGGGACAGAGCGTCACGATCGACGCCGGGGCCTCGTCGGGCGTCGAGCGCGACGTGACCGTGCTGAACGCCGACGGCCTGGTCGGCAAGGTCACCTGGGCGGGGCCCGCCACGGCGTCGGTGTCGCTGATCACCGACGCGGGCTCCTCCCTCGGGGCACGCGTGGCGGGCTCCGGTGAGCTGGGCGTGGTGACGGGGGTGCCCGGTCAGGGGCTGCGGCTGAGCCTGTTCGACCCGCACGCGCCGCTGGAGGTGGGTGACGAGGTGGTGACGCTGGGCTCGGCGGGCGGGCGGCCGTACGTGGCCGGGGTGCCCATCGGGACGGTCGCCGCGCTGGAGAGCGCGCCGGGGGCGGCCATCCGGACGGCGCTGGTGCGGCCCGCCGCGCGGCTGTCGGCGCTGGGGCTGGTGGCGGTGATCGTGCCGCGGCCGGAGAGGTGA